The window CTGTACGAAGGCTTGGACTGGCTAGCGACGACTCTGGATGAAATGCGAGCTACAGGGCGGTTAGCTTCGACATCGGCGTAACGAGTAACAGGGATGGATCGTCTGTGTTTCTTGGCacctcatttttttctttttgtgtCTGCCCTGTGGCCGCCTTTTGATGTGGTCAACAGATTTGTTGTAGTATGAATGATTCGCAAGAGGAGATGCGTTTCTGAAGAGGGGGTGCTCCTCCTAGTTAGAAGCGCATATCTATTCTGTTCTACTCTAGGACTGTGGAATGTAAATACTGATGTTTTCTACTGATGGCATGACACGCTCAATATTTGTGGTTTAGTCTGAAGAAATCACAGTATTTACTCTACTTTGTTGGTTTGTTGGGAATGACTAGCTAGAATGCCAAGGCTAAAGATGGAAAATTATGTGATGCTTTTCCTGGATTGGTGGTGTTGTGGACATGGTGGTGTTAGCTGCTTCAGATCCATGTCGAAGAAGCTGAAGCAAAGGGTCTGTGCTGCAGGTATGAAAATTGTGAATGGATATTTCTCGGACCCCTACTAGTCTGTAGTTGGGTAATGTTGTTGTTGGAGTCAGCAGAAACAAAGAGATGTATTTAGAAAAGTTGCGGAGAATATCTGAAGAAATCAAGCCCTTAAAGAACCAAGATTATTTTCTTATCAGAAAGATAGGAAGAGAGTGCAATACTGTAGCTCATCATCTAGCTTTGCTAACTAGAAATCAGGGTGTAAATGATGTCCGGTTCAGACTTAGTGCCTGAACCTATGCGCGAGCTTTTGTATCTGACAATGTAAAATTCCCTTAAAAGGGTAATGTTAACTAGCGAACGTCGTTAAGAAAGAACTCCCAGCGAACGCAATCGCAGCCATTTGATCGAGATCAAATGATGGTAAAAAAAATTAATGCATTCACTACCGTGAAATTGTCATGTTAGTCTCAAGAAATTGTCACCCTCCTACAACTAAAATTGCCGCAAAAATTGTTCGCAATTGCCATTCTCCCCAGTGATGCGCAGAAACAAAATATCTACACGAATCTCAACATAAGATCAATGACAtaggacttagatgtgcaatacttatagcacatctagatgtgctttagcaaaactgatAAAATATTTGTAAACTCCGTGTTACACCCCCCATAGCCGAGCCCGAGCGAGGGAGGATAAGGTAAAGGAGGCAGGCAAAGCGAGACCAGAGCGTAGCAGTCAgcgcgtgagagagagagagagagagatggcaGCAGGAACGGCTTGGGCGGGGTGCCATCTCGCCCGCCTCCCCCACATTCCCATCTCGGTCAGCATCCCCGTGGCCGGCGCTGGCGCTAGCAGCAGGAGGAGGCGGCCCGGgttagcggcggcggcgggggcagcagcagcagcagcgacagACGGGCGGGTGCTGGGCCGGCGCCCCGTGGAGGACGTGTACAAGGTGCGCGTGGTGCGCGGCGCGGCGGCGCAGGAGCGGGTGGAGGCGCTGCGGGCGATGGAGACGTGGTCGACGTGGCGCACGGGCGGCCGCTGCCGCCTGGCCTGGGACTGGCAGGTGGACCAGCTCGTGTACATCGTCGCCGGCGAGGTCCGCGTGCTCCCCGCGGGTGCCACCACCGGCGAGGAGTACATGCACTTCGTCGCCGGCGACCTGGTCCGGTACCCCAAGTGGctggaggcggacctccacttcgACGGGCCCTACGAGGAGCGCTACCGCTTCCTCGCCTACGGCGACGACAACTGAACCGCTCCTCCTGGACGAATCCTGCCTGTATCGTCAGTAGCCTAGCTAGCACCATAGTCCTACTAGTTCACTGAAGCTTTCGTTCGAGTTCCTGCCTGGATGATTTCCTTTTGTTTACCATATACTCCTAGCCTGGGACAACAAGGAGTACGTATTTCCTAGTCGTTTGAGTTCATTGTCGTGGTGATGCAAAAGAGCGTGTCCATTTGATGATTCGATTGGGCATTGCTGGTAGCCCTCCTTCCACCGCCGGCCTTGTCCAGGACTAGTATGTTCGATCGGCTTTGGGACGCGGTCTACAGCACTAGTAGGAATGCAGGTGAGGATTACAACTTCTCTTGGCGCTGGAGCCGCCCAACTGGTTCTTACAGAGTATCTCTGCCTACAAGCTGTTGTGCCAAGGACAGATTAGACTTTTAGAGAAAATGCATCGGCCGAGCCTGAGATAGGGCTTGAGCCTAGCTCGGCTTTGAACTAACAAAGCAATCAACCGGCCAGGATTTCAAGCATACACCTAGAGGCAGCGAGAAATAAAACACAGAGCGGAAATATACAAAGGCGCTGGAAAGCAGCAATGAAGCATGAAGTCGTCGACGCCGAGGTCCTCCTCCGTGAACAAAGCGCCGAGAACAATAACACGCTGGCTCAAGAGGAGAAAGGCAGACCCGCACCATAGGGGAATGCCATCACCAAGCTACTACAGACCCCGGCACGGCACATCCAACAACATCCATTTTCGAAGGAGGCCACAACCTCCTCGCCTGGATCGAAGGTGCCGTACCGTCACGAGATGGTAAAGTTCCCCAAGAACAATGGTGGATGCCGCCGGAAAATGGCCACATACAGTGGGTCAGCACACCCCCAAGACGAGCCACCGACGCTTCTCCTCAAGCAGAACACCACTGCTCCTCACGTCCAGCAACCAGAGGAGGAAAAGCAGCAGCTAGGACAGAGGGCACCACCGACACCACCACCCGCACCCCAACAGCGCCCACCTCCCAAaacggcgccttcaagaaggataCGACGCCGAGGGCGCCGGTGCCACCTCCGCCCAATAAAGTTATGGCTTTCGCCCGGAAGAACAGGGGGAAGGGGGGAGTGGGGAGTGGGGGGATTAGACCTGTCAGACGTCTCCAAGGAGGAACACGGCGCCCTCGGGCATCGGCCGGCCAGGGATTTCGCCCGGACAGATTAGATTCAGTACTGCTAATTGCATCTGGAGGAATGGTATTCATTGCTTGATGCAGAGGTCGTGGCTATCCCCTTTTCCAACACTTGCAAGATTTTCGCTTGGCATTCAGTATAGGATCTGGATCACAGAGTCCGGCATAGCCTTCAAGATGACATGGCTTCCTGCTATCTCTGTCTGCAAGATCTCAACAGGTTTAGTACCATGTCTTCAGAACAGAACTTCTTCCCCGCTCCAAGCCCTGTTGACAGTCTAGAACCCCAGTGGCTGCACGCTAGAATCCTGATTCCCAAGTGCAGCAAGAGGGGGTTTGACACTCTTTTTATCTTTAATCGCCAGGAGCGTATGGAAACGGCACAGTGCCCAATTTTCAGAAATCTGGCGCTCCAGGCGAAGGAGCCTGAATTGGCCAATCTCATTTTTGAATTTCAGCTCTGGAAGTTTGCCAAAGAGATGGATATTGATAGTTTAGACAGTAGTTGCCTTTGAATGTGTTTTGTTGGAGCTAGAGTCTGTTTGCTCTATCCTAAGTTCCCAACTAGGCCGAGTTCTTGTAAGTTTTTTGCCATCTTGCTATATAGTCCTACTCTTCTTCCAGAGACATGTCCTGGTCATACTACTTCCTAATTCTACCCAACAAGCAGGAATCAAACTAACATTTACATAGGATCAACAACATGGCCACCTTCTGCCAAGTACTTCCAATCAAATTATCTATAGCATCAATAGAATCATACCATGAAGTGATATAGCAAGCAATGGCAAAGACATGTAATGTTAATTGCATCAACAAGAAGAAACATTCACCCCAATAGTCAAATATATGCTTATCAAGGTGCCCAGATGGGGCGACTACAAAAGTAACAGAACAGAGAATCAGAAGAAAGAATAATTCAAGGCTGGATTTATTTGGTTGCCACTTTCAGGCCATGATCAATTGTAATTTGCTCCTTGCCTCCTGCTATTATGCGTTCCTCTTCCACCACCGGAATTCGAATTACGGttgcttcttcctcgtctctCGGTCGATCCACCATTAGGCCGAGAGGAACCACCTGTATTAGTACTATGATGAGGACCAGCAGCGGTGTCACGGTAAGATGCACCGCTGCTGTCCTCGATCCTCAAGCTACTCCCCAACACCATGCCAACGATGTGATCGTTGAAATGATCTGCAGATGTTGTTCCTCTTGCTCTCCCGCGCTGACGCCGACCACCACGGTAACCAAAATCTGGCTCCTGATGGGTTGTGTTGTCAAAGAATGTATCCATAATGTCATCAGAAAAAACACTATGATGACCATGTCGCCGGGAAGAGCCAATCACGGCTTCAGCGGCGTCAGCAGATCTAAACATTGGGAGTCGCATTAAATCAAGGCCATATACCTCATCAAAGTTGCGGTGGAGGTAGGGATCAGTGTAGTCATCATAATCTTGTTCGATGTCATCATCGGGTATGATCATCATACCACCTCTCAGCGAGTTAACTCCAAAGCGAAGACTAATCTCCTCGAGAAAGGGGTCGTcgtcttcatcatcttcgtccaTCATCATATTCAAGTTGGAAGCAGCAAACTGCTGCAGCTGCTGCTGTCTGGAGCTTTCAACTCTGGCCCCAGTGGGCCTCGGCGGTGCGGCGTGAACAGACGCTGCAGAGCCGCCACGTCCATAGATGGGTATAATGGCATCGTCAGCGACCTGGCCCTTGCAGACAGGGCACTCGCGGTGGTTGGAGTGGACATGGAGCCACTGGTAGAGGCAGTCCCAGCAGAAGAGATGGCCGCACTTGGTGACGACGGGGTCGTCCGCCATGTCGAAGCAGACGTTGCACTCGAAATTGGCAGCATTGCGCCTGGCCTTGTCGTCGGGTTCGTTGGCATTGGGTGTGGAGGTAGGAGACGGCTTGTGGTCTGTGAAGGTGGGGCGAGGCTGTGGTGGACGATTTGGCCGCAGGCGCCGGGTGGAAGTGGAGGAGCCTCCCTGCCCTTGGTGTCGGTCCAGCTCCCCCGCCGGTGGGTGGCGCGGGTGCTGCGAGGAGTGGTCATTGTGGTTGACAGGACGGTAgcgatgctgctgctgctgctgatggtGCTGTTGTTGGTGGTgatgctgttgctgttgctgctgctgcggcggcggctgaggctgcggctgcggctgcggTGGCGTTCTCTCTCTCCACATGGTGTTGTTGTTGGCGTTGCCGCCGCCGCGGTTtgcgaagccgccgccgccgcctcctcctcctcgccctcggcTGCCGCCGGAATCGGTCCAGCCGGCCATGAGGATTGGTCTGGAATAGCCCTAGAAGATTAAGATCTGAGAAACGAATCGAACAAGGGTTTGGAACAACTCGCGGAAAGGGGATCGGGAGCGACGCGAACCTGCGGGTCGCCGGAAGCACGTATCAATCAATAGATCGAATCCACGGAGAAGCAGCGGGCGGAACGAGAACCTTCGCCACCGCTTCCTCCTCCTAATAATCCTGGGGCCGGCTGCTCCGGcaccgcctccgcctccgcctccgtctCCCACAGGGAAGAGGTGTAGAGATGTCTGCGCATTGGATTGAAATTCGATTTGATTTGGTTCCGTTTCCTTCTCCAGAAAGCGATTCCGACAGCAACACCGCACGACAAGCCTTGGGCTTCGTTGGGCTTTTCTATCTCGTTTTCGGTTGAATTTTGGCACAAGCCCAGACCCAGAGTGCTTCGTTGTTTTGCTTTGAGTTAATTACACAAAACCAGAACTTCAGGGTAACTTATAACACTTTACCACAACTTTTGAGTTTAAAAAAAAACACAACTTCAGGTCAACTTATAACACTTTACCATAACTTTTAAGTTTTTTAACACAAAACCACAACTTATGAACTAATTCTCAACACTGAGCCCAAGTCTATCAGTCAACTTCTTTTAACAGAAAATTTGATTGATTGGGCCCACATGTTAGGACCTAAGCAGGAAAAAGGTGGTATGTGCGCATCTCCGATGTGGCCTACCATTTCCT is drawn from Aegilops tauschii subsp. strangulata cultivar AL8/78 chromosome 1, Aet v6.0, whole genome shotgun sequence and contains these coding sequences:
- the LOC109744573 gene encoding uncharacterized protein gives rise to the protein MAAGTAWAGCHLARLPHIPISVSIPVAGAGASSRRRRPGLAAAAGAAAAAATDGRVLGRRPVEDVYKVRVVRGAAAQERVEALRAMETWSTWRTGGRCRLAWDWQVDQLVYIVAGEVRVLPAGATTGEEYMHFVAGDLVRYPKWLEADLHFDGPYEERYRFLAYGDDN
- the LOC109744566 gene encoding uncharacterized protein isoform X2, giving the protein MAGWTDSGGSRGRGGGGGGGGFANRGGGNANNNTMWRERTPPQPQPQPQPPPQQQQQQQHHHQQQHHQQQQQHRYRPVNHNDHSSQHPRHPPAGELDRHQGQGGSSTSTRRLRPNRPPQPRPTFTDHKPSPTSTPNANEPDDKARRNAANFECNVCFDMADDPVVTKCGHLFCWDCLYQWLHVHSNHRECPVCKGQVADDAIIPIYGRGGSAASVHAAPPRPTGARVESSRQQQLQQFAASNLNMMMDEDDEDDDPFLEEISLRFGVNSLRGGMMIIPDDDIEQDYDDYTDPYLHRNFDEEPDFGYRGGRRQRGRARGTTSADHFNDHIVGMVLGSSLRIEDSSGASYRDTAAGPHHSTNTGGSSRPNGGSTERRGRSNRNSNSGGGRGTHNSRRQGANYN
- the LOC109744566 gene encoding uncharacterized protein isoform X1, coding for MAGWTDSGGSRGRGGGGGGGGFANRGGGNANNNTMWRERTPPQPQPQPQPPPQQQQQQQHHHQQQHHQQQQQHRYRPVNHNDHSSQHPRHPPAGELDRHQGQGGSSTSTRRLRPNRPPQPRPTFTDHKPSPTSTPNANEPDDKARRNAANFECNVCFDMADDPVVTKCGHLFCWDCLYQWLHVHSNHRECPVCKGQVADDAIIPIYGRGGSAASVHAAPPRPTGARVESSRQQQLQQFAASNLNMMMDEDDEDDDPFLEEISLRFGVNSLRGGMMIIPDDDIEQDYDDYTDPYLHRNFDEVYGLDLMRLPMFRSADAAEAVIGSSRRHGHHSVFSDDIMDTFFDNTTHQEPDFGYRGGRRQRGRARGTTSADHFNDHIVGMVLGSSLRIEDSSGASYRDTAAGPHHSTNTGGSSRPNGGSTERRGRSNRNSNSGGGRGTHNSRRQGANYN